In one Legionella clemsonensis genomic region, the following are encoded:
- the acnA gene encoding aconitate hydratase AcnA codes for MKVGQDSLSTESQLSVDGKTYHYFSLKDAEKKHFPGINRLPYSLKVLFENLLRFEDGTTVTTDNIKAIAQWLETRTSQHEIAYRPARVLMQDFTGVPAVVDLAAMRDALAKLGGDPQHISPLSPVDLVIDHSVMVDKFASPDALEVNTAIEVKRNKERYEFLRWGQKAFANFQVVPPGTGICHQVNLEYLGKTVWSCQEGDKLYAYPDTLVGTDSHTTMINGLGVLGWGVGGIEAEAAMLGQPVSMLIPEVIGFKLTGKLREGITATDLVLTVTQMLRQKGVVGKFVEFYGPGLADLPLADRATISNMAPEYGATCGFFPVDKETLRYLELTGRDSHTIALVEAYCKAQGLWYDKDTEDPVFTDVLSLDLTTVEPSLAGPKRPQDKVTLTSLPEAFCTFMKEVGKTLEQEIKYPVVGHDYKMQHGDIVIAAITSCTNTSNPSVLMAAGLVAKKAVEKGLKRKPWVKSSLAPGSKVVTDYLKHAGLQKYLDQLGFNLVGYGCTTCIGNSGPLPDPIAECVNNNDLVVCSVLSGNRNFEGRVHPQVRANWLASPPLVVAYALCGTACIDLSKDPIGQEANGNNIYLKDIWPSNEEVAAEVAKVNGAMFRKEYAEVFKGDEHWQAIQTGSGSTYNWNAESTYIQHPPFFENLSKTPAPIKPIKKAYVLALLGDSITTDHISPAGSIKASSPAGLYLKSKGVSEADFNSYGSRRGNHEVMMRGTFANIRIRNEITPGIEGGITRHIPSNEIMSIYDASMLYQKENHHLVVIAGKEYGTGSSRDWAAKGTNLLGVKAVITESFERIHRSNLIGMGVLPLQFQEGTNRLTLGLDGTERISIDIDDSLKPGAKLPMLIERWDGTQETVEVLCRIDTNNELDYYRHGGILQYVLRNLM; via the coding sequence ATGAAAGTGGGTCAAGACAGCCTTTCAACGGAATCACAATTATCCGTAGATGGTAAGACATATCATTACTTCAGTCTTAAAGACGCTGAGAAAAAACATTTTCCAGGAATTAATCGTTTACCGTATTCATTGAAAGTGTTGTTCGAAAATTTACTGCGCTTTGAAGACGGCACAACAGTTACTACAGATAACATTAAAGCAATTGCTCAATGGCTAGAAACAAGAACGTCACAACATGAAATTGCCTATCGACCTGCAAGAGTTCTTATGCAAGATTTCACTGGCGTTCCTGCTGTTGTAGATTTAGCAGCAATGCGTGATGCCCTGGCCAAATTGGGCGGCGATCCTCAACATATTTCTCCATTATCTCCTGTGGACTTAGTCATTGATCACTCTGTTATGGTGGATAAATTTGCAAGCCCGGATGCTCTCGAGGTGAATACAGCCATTGAAGTGAAGCGCAATAAAGAGCGCTATGAGTTTTTACGCTGGGGACAAAAAGCATTTGCAAACTTTCAGGTGGTTCCTCCAGGCACTGGTATTTGTCATCAAGTCAATTTGGAATACCTGGGGAAAACAGTCTGGTCTTGTCAAGAGGGTGATAAACTTTACGCTTACCCTGATACTTTAGTCGGTACAGATTCTCATACTACAATGATTAATGGCCTTGGTGTGCTTGGATGGGGAGTCGGTGGTATCGAAGCAGAAGCGGCCATGTTGGGACAACCTGTATCCATGTTAATTCCAGAAGTCATCGGCTTCAAATTAACCGGTAAGCTAAGGGAAGGTATCACAGCAACTGATTTAGTCTTAACGGTGACCCAAATGCTTCGTCAAAAGGGAGTAGTAGGTAAATTTGTTGAGTTCTATGGCCCTGGCCTTGCTGATTTGCCACTCGCCGATCGGGCAACTATCTCTAATATGGCTCCGGAATATGGCGCTACCTGTGGATTTTTTCCAGTTGATAAAGAGACATTGCGCTATTTAGAACTGACTGGTCGCGATTCACATACTATTGCACTCGTAGAAGCCTACTGTAAAGCACAGGGCCTATGGTATGACAAAGACACTGAAGATCCTGTTTTTACCGATGTTTTAAGCCTTGATTTAACTACGGTTGAACCTTCTCTTGCTGGCCCCAAAAGACCACAGGATAAAGTAACTTTAACATCACTTCCTGAGGCTTTCTGCACTTTTATGAAAGAAGTTGGCAAGACTCTTGAGCAAGAAATAAAATATCCGGTAGTAGGCCATGATTACAAAATGCAGCACGGTGACATCGTTATTGCAGCAATAACCAGTTGCACCAATACATCTAATCCCAGTGTACTTATGGCAGCTGGATTAGTCGCCAAAAAAGCAGTGGAAAAAGGCTTAAAACGCAAGCCCTGGGTTAAATCTTCTCTTGCTCCTGGCTCTAAAGTAGTTACGGACTATTTAAAACATGCCGGCTTACAAAAATATTTAGATCAATTAGGTTTTAATCTTGTCGGTTATGGTTGTACTACGTGTATTGGTAACTCGGGTCCATTGCCTGATCCCATTGCAGAGTGCGTCAATAACAATGACCTTGTGGTATGCTCTGTTCTTTCTGGTAACCGTAATTTTGAAGGTAGAGTTCATCCACAGGTTCGCGCTAACTGGTTAGCCTCCCCACCGTTGGTTGTGGCCTACGCGTTATGTGGTACCGCCTGTATTGATTTAAGTAAAGACCCTATCGGCCAAGAGGCAAATGGTAATAACATTTACCTAAAAGATATATGGCCATCAAATGAGGAAGTCGCTGCAGAAGTTGCCAAAGTCAATGGAGCTATGTTTCGCAAGGAATACGCTGAGGTATTTAAGGGGGATGAACATTGGCAAGCCATTCAAACAGGTAGCGGTTCGACCTATAATTGGAACGCTGAGTCTACTTACATTCAGCACCCGCCTTTCTTTGAAAATTTATCAAAAACTCCTGCCCCAATTAAACCTATTAAGAAAGCCTACGTATTGGCTCTTCTCGGTGATTCGATAACAACTGATCATATCTCTCCTGCTGGTTCAATTAAAGCAAGCTCGCCTGCTGGCTTATATTTAAAATCTAAAGGGGTGAGTGAAGCTGATTTCAACTCTTATGGTTCCAGACGAGGTAATCATGAAGTGATGATGCGTGGCACTTTTGCTAACATCCGCATTCGTAATGAAATAACGCCCGGTATTGAAGGTGGTATTACGCGTCATATTCCATCTAATGAAATTATGTCCATCTATGATGCCTCAATGCTCTATCAAAAAGAGAATCATCATTTGGTGGTGATAGCTGGTAAAGAATACGGTACTGGTTCTTCCCGTGACTGGGCAGCCAAAGGAACCAATTTATTAGGTGTTAAGGCTGTTATCACCGAGAGTTTTGAACGCATTCATCGTTCAAACTTAATTGGCATGGGTGTATTGCCATTACAATTCCAGGAAGGTACCAATCGCTTAACACTGGGTCTGGATGGCACTGAGCGAATTAGCATTGATATTGATGATTCATTAAAGCCTGGCGCCAAATTGCCTATGCTTATCGAGCGTTGGGATGGTACGCAGGAAACTGTTGAGGTTCTTTGTCGCATTGATACAAACAATGAGCTCGATTACTACCGACATGGCGGTATCCTGCAGTACGTACTGCGAAATTTAATGTAA
- a CDS encoding APC family permease has translation MRPKKVLSVFSLVMINVIAVDSLRTLPISAKLGLPLVAYYVVAAFTFFIPVALVAAELATAYPNTGGLYVWVREAFGRRAGFITIWLQWIYNVVWYPTILAFIAATLSYLFAPQLANNKFYLLGTTLSLFWIFTLLNCFGMKISSIVSAIGATLGTILPMVGISILGVLWLMQGRPLAVETPSTWLPDFSSIGNLSLFSAVLFGLLGMEMSAVHAEEVKNPQRDYPRAILYSALLIFATLVLGSLAIVIVVPNQQLSVVSGLIDAYAVFFNAYNMPNMTAVIALLIILGGLSGVSAWIIGPTKGLLVSAQDGSLPEVFSKVNRYGAPVAILITQGIIFSLLSSVFILFDSINAAYWILSDLSAQMALLVYVFMFSAAIKLRYSKPDQPRSYKVPGGNAMMWLVAGIGTLCCLIAMLIGFVPPTQIPISNVFFFEAFLIGGLFLFVVLPWWFAKKHEEVFDKTHPDHYVD, from the coding sequence ATGCGTCCTAAAAAGGTTTTATCGGTTTTTTCATTGGTAATGATTAATGTCATTGCAGTTGATAGCTTACGTACACTCCCCATAAGCGCAAAACTGGGATTACCTTTAGTAGCCTATTATGTCGTTGCTGCATTTACTTTTTTTATCCCAGTCGCTTTGGTTGCTGCAGAATTAGCAACGGCTTATCCAAATACCGGTGGATTGTACGTCTGGGTTCGTGAAGCATTTGGGCGACGTGCGGGCTTTATCACTATATGGCTGCAATGGATTTATAATGTCGTTTGGTATCCTACAATTCTGGCATTTATAGCCGCCACACTGTCTTATCTTTTTGCACCTCAATTAGCCAACAATAAATTCTATCTGCTAGGGACAACGCTAAGTCTATTTTGGATATTTACCTTGTTAAACTGTTTTGGCATGAAAATCTCAAGCATCGTCAGCGCTATCGGTGCTACATTGGGAACTATTCTGCCTATGGTTGGCATCAGTATTTTAGGTGTGCTATGGCTCATGCAAGGACGTCCGTTGGCTGTAGAGACCCCTTCCACCTGGTTGCCAGATTTTAGTTCTATTGGTAATTTATCGCTTTTTTCTGCTGTGTTATTTGGATTGTTGGGTATGGAAATGTCTGCTGTGCATGCAGAAGAGGTTAAGAATCCGCAACGAGATTATCCGCGTGCCATTTTATATTCAGCTCTTCTCATCTTTGCCACCTTAGTATTGGGCTCTTTAGCTATTGTCATTGTAGTTCCAAATCAACAGTTAAGCGTAGTCTCCGGCTTAATTGATGCCTATGCTGTATTTTTTAACGCTTATAATATGCCCAATATGACGGCCGTAATTGCTCTTCTTATTATTCTTGGAGGATTAAGTGGCGTTTCGGCATGGATTATAGGTCCAACAAAAGGTTTATTGGTTTCTGCACAAGATGGCTCCTTACCCGAAGTGTTCTCCAAAGTAAATCGCTATGGGGCTCCCGTAGCAATTTTAATTACTCAAGGTATTATTTTTTCTCTGTTGAGTTCAGTATTTATTTTATTCGATTCTATTAATGCAGCTTACTGGATTTTAAGCGATTTAAGTGCGCAGATGGCTTTATTGGTCTACGTGTTTATGTTTTCCGCAGCGATTAAATTGCGTTATAGCAAACCTGACCAGCCTCGCAGTTATAAAGTACCTGGAGGGAATGCAATGATGTGGTTGGTTGCTGGTATTGGCACATTGTGTTGCCTTATAGCAATGTTAATAGGTTTTGTACCGCCTACTCAAATTCCTATTAGTAATGTTTTCTTCTTCGAAGCTTTTTTAATTGGGGGTTTATTTTTATTCGTTGTTTTACCTTGGTGGTTCGCCAAAAAACATGAAGAAGTCTTTGACAAAACTCATCCTGATCATTATGTGGATTGA
- the putA gene encoding bifunctional proline dehydrogenase/L-glutamate gamma-semialdehyde dehydrogenase PutA, translating to MLERYSIQPPQGSRALINKAYRMDELTLMSELIEKAALDSRQVTAIRQKATGLVEQVRAERKKSTGIDSFLTEYSLSSDEGIALMCLAEALLRVPDNATVDSLIKDKLTSADWKAHRGQSESFFVNATTWALMLTGKVLTPEKADTVLSKALFKVLNRSGEGVVRKAVDTAMRIMSKQFVTGRTIHEALSRAKKKEAKGYRYSYDMLGEAALTAADAKRYFIAYQNAIEAIGLNVDKNATIYQRPGISIKLSALFPRYQESQHERVMAELPPKLLELAQLAKKYDIALTVDAEESERLELSLDIIERVFLDDSLHGWHGFGMAVQSYQKRAFYLLDWIADLARSKQRRMMVRLIKGAYWDSEIKKAQMQGMPEYPVFTRKVFTDVSFQACAKKLLTMTDAIYPAFATHNAYSVAMVLNLVGDYKDFEFQCLHGMGKELYEQIVPANRLGIPCRIYAPVGSHEDLLPYLVRRLLENGANSSFVNRIVDENAPISSLVEDPVSKANHLLGKINQNIPLPASIFLPERKNSSGIDFTDREAVAKLQQLYAAMDFSRWHAKPLLAGKQGGEVDRSVTSPQNFHHPIGRVNNATAEDLNWALTKAQQAFSAWRCMPVNERAACIERFAELLEAHTPELLAMTCLEAGKTWNDGIAEVREAIDFCRYYTMMAKKLMAKPMRLHGYTGELNELSLHARGVIACISPWNFPLAIFTDQVVAALVTGNCVIAKPAEQTSIIATFAVELMHEAGIPVDVVQVLPGSGEVIGAALVADHRIKGVIFTGSTQTAASINKTLATRGGEIIPLIAETGGQNAMIVDSSALLEQVTVDVITSAFGSAGQRCSALRVLFVQEEVYPRMIELLKGAMAELQIGDPRWLSTDIGPVIDNDALAGLKAHVHAMQQEHEIIYQCELPEDCDKGYFMPPTVIALKDMSALKREVFGPVLHVISYKRKALDNVIEQINGTGYGLTLGIHSRINQTVEYIRDRVHVGNCYVNRNMIGAVVGLQPFGGEGLSGTGPKAGGPYYLLRLCHERTYTVDTTAAGGNASLMSLPEGF from the coding sequence ATGCTTGAGCGGTATTCTATTCAACCTCCGCAAGGCTCTCGGGCGCTTATCAATAAAGCTTATCGAATGGATGAGTTGACATTGATGAGTGAACTTATTGAAAAGGCTGCACTAGATAGTAGACAGGTAACTGCAATCCGCCAAAAGGCAACAGGATTGGTTGAACAAGTCCGAGCAGAACGAAAGAAAAGCACCGGTATTGATTCCTTTTTAACAGAGTACTCGCTCTCGAGTGATGAGGGAATTGCTTTGATGTGTCTTGCTGAAGCCTTACTGCGTGTACCTGATAATGCAACGGTTGATAGTTTAATTAAAGACAAATTAACCAGTGCTGACTGGAAGGCGCACCGTGGTCAGAGTGAGTCATTTTTTGTAAATGCTACTACCTGGGCACTCATGTTAACAGGAAAAGTTTTAACTCCTGAAAAAGCGGATACTGTTTTAAGTAAAGCTTTATTTAAAGTACTTAATCGTAGTGGTGAAGGTGTGGTGCGTAAAGCTGTTGATACTGCGATGCGTATCATGAGTAAACAATTTGTTACAGGTCGTACAATTCATGAGGCGTTATCACGAGCCAAGAAGAAAGAGGCAAAAGGTTATCGCTATTCTTATGATATGCTGGGCGAAGCAGCACTCACTGCTGCTGATGCCAAGCGCTATTTTATTGCCTATCAGAATGCAATTGAAGCAATTGGTTTAAATGTTGATAAAAATGCCACTATTTACCAGCGACCAGGTATCTCAATCAAACTTTCTGCTTTATTTCCTCGATATCAGGAATCCCAACATGAACGAGTAATGGCTGAATTACCTCCTAAACTCTTGGAGTTGGCTCAACTGGCTAAAAAATATGATATTGCACTCACTGTTGATGCCGAAGAATCAGAGCGTTTAGAACTCTCTTTAGACATTATCGAGCGTGTATTTCTGGACGATAGTTTGCATGGCTGGCATGGTTTTGGAATGGCTGTGCAATCTTATCAAAAAAGAGCATTTTATCTGCTGGACTGGATAGCTGACCTGGCAAGAAGCAAGCAGCGTCGTATGATGGTTCGCCTGATAAAAGGAGCTTACTGGGACAGCGAAATTAAAAAAGCACAGATGCAGGGAATGCCTGAATATCCTGTTTTCACACGTAAGGTATTTACGGATGTTTCTTTTCAGGCTTGTGCTAAAAAGCTATTAACAATGACCGATGCAATTTATCCAGCCTTTGCAACACATAACGCCTATTCTGTTGCTATGGTTTTAAATTTGGTAGGGGACTACAAAGATTTTGAATTTCAATGTTTACACGGGATGGGAAAGGAGCTTTATGAGCAGATTGTACCAGCCAATCGTCTGGGAATTCCTTGTCGTATTTATGCTCCAGTAGGTAGTCATGAAGATTTGTTGCCTTACCTGGTTCGCCGGCTTTTGGAAAATGGGGCTAACTCTTCGTTTGTTAATCGTATTGTTGATGAAAATGCACCCATTAGTTCATTAGTTGAAGATCCTGTCAGTAAAGCGAATCATCTTTTAGGAAAAATTAATCAAAATATTCCTTTACCTGCCTCTATTTTTCTACCAGAGCGAAAAAATTCAAGTGGCATTGATTTTACTGATAGAGAGGCTGTCGCCAAGTTACAGCAATTGTATGCAGCAATGGATTTTTCTCGTTGGCACGCTAAACCACTTTTAGCAGGTAAACAAGGAGGAGAAGTCGATAGAAGTGTTACTTCACCGCAAAATTTTCATCATCCTATTGGTCGTGTTAATAATGCAACTGCAGAAGATTTAAACTGGGCATTAACCAAGGCTCAACAAGCATTCTCTGCATGGAGATGCATGCCAGTCAATGAGCGAGCTGCCTGCATTGAACGTTTTGCTGAGCTTTTGGAAGCACATACTCCTGAATTACTCGCTATGACTTGTCTGGAAGCAGGAAAAACGTGGAATGATGGTATTGCAGAGGTGCGTGAAGCTATTGATTTCTGTCGTTATTATACCATGATGGCTAAGAAATTAATGGCAAAGCCAATGCGTTTGCATGGCTACACCGGAGAACTTAATGAGTTAAGTCTTCATGCCCGAGGAGTAATTGCCTGTATCAGTCCCTGGAATTTTCCTTTAGCGATTTTTACAGACCAGGTAGTTGCTGCTTTGGTAACCGGGAATTGTGTTATTGCAAAACCAGCAGAGCAAACCTCTATCATTGCTACTTTTGCCGTGGAATTAATGCATGAAGCAGGTATTCCTGTTGACGTAGTGCAAGTATTGCCTGGCAGTGGTGAAGTGATTGGTGCCGCCTTAGTTGCTGACCACCGCATCAAAGGGGTTATATTTACTGGTTCAACACAAACTGCAGCAAGTATTAATAAAACATTGGCGACTCGTGGTGGTGAAATTATTCCTTTAATTGCTGAAACGGGTGGTCAGAATGCAATGATTGTGGACTCATCTGCTTTATTGGAACAAGTTACAGTGGATGTAATTACCTCTGCGTTTGGAAGCGCTGGTCAACGCTGCTCAGCCTTACGTGTACTGTTTGTGCAAGAAGAAGTTTATCCACGCATGATTGAGCTGTTAAAAGGAGCGATGGCTGAATTGCAAATAGGCGATCCCCGTTGGTTATCTACAGATATTGGACCGGTTATCGATAATGATGCTCTGGCTGGTTTAAAGGCACATGTTCATGCGATGCAACAGGAACATGAAATTATTTATCAATGTGAATTGCCTGAAGATTGTGATAAAGGTTATTTTATGCCACCTACCGTCATCGCTCTTAAAGACATGTCTGCCTTAAAAAGGGAAGTTTTTGGGCCTGTGTTGCATGTGATTAGCTACAAGCGTAAGGCGTTGGATAATGTAATCGAGCAAATTAATGGTACTGGCTATGGGCTAACCTTGGGAATTCACAGCCGAATCAATCAGACAGTGGAATACATTCGTGATCGTGTTCATGTTGGGAATTGCTACGTTAATCGCAATATGATTGGCGCTGTAGTTGGATTACAACCCTTTGGTGGAGAAGGGTTATCAGGAACTGGTCCTAAAGCCGGTGGCCCCTACTATTTATTACGTCTGTGTCATGAACGAACTTATACAGTAGATACTACAGCAGCTGGCGGTAATGCCAGTTTAATGTCTCTACCTGAAGGATTTTAA
- a CDS encoding murein L,D-transpeptidase catalytic domain family protein, which yields MNTILNFISAAFLSTSMTQTPPPAKTGFDINTEVQHLSQKAPQLNKNVLKLALTAYKKAADKGAVKKPVLTVIDYSLPSNKQRMWVFDVRRERLLYNTYVAHGRNSGDRVPHHFSNRPSSKESSLGTYITRNTYIGSKGYSLNLQGLERGFNDNAYNRRVVIHGAWYVEPDFIKKSGRAGRSWGCPSIAKTLAKPVINTIKNGSVVFAYYPDRYYLSHSGYISV from the coding sequence ATGAACACCATATTAAACTTTATTTCTGCAGCTTTTTTATCAACAAGCATGACTCAGACACCACCCCCAGCCAAAACTGGATTTGATATTAACACGGAGGTGCAACACCTTAGTCAAAAAGCGCCACAACTTAACAAAAACGTATTAAAGTTGGCACTTACTGCTTATAAGAAAGCTGCAGATAAAGGTGCCGTTAAAAAACCTGTTCTTACTGTAATAGACTATTCATTACCTTCTAACAAACAACGTATGTGGGTTTTTGATGTTCGTAGAGAGCGTCTTTTATACAATACCTATGTCGCTCACGGCAGAAATTCAGGCGATAGAGTTCCTCATCACTTCTCCAATAGACCCTCAAGCAAAGAAAGCAGCCTGGGAACCTATATCACGCGTAACACTTACATCGGCTCAAAAGGCTATTCTCTTAACTTACAAGGATTAGAGCGTGGATTTAACGATAATGCCTATAATAGGCGTGTAGTTATCCATGGTGCATGGTACGTAGAACCCGATTTTATCAAAAAATCAGGCCGTGCCGGACGAAGCTGGGGTTGCCCTTCTATTGCAAAAACTTTGGCTAAACCAGTCATTAATACCATCAAAAACGGCTCAGTGGTTTTTGCATACTACCCTGACCGATACTATTTATCGCATTCAGGCTATATAAGTGTATAA
- a CDS encoding ProQ/FINO family protein encodes MSQQPESVKKDKLQIIDWLIEHFPNAFFKKGNQVKPLQIGIFDEIIDFYERLDTPPFSKKALREALSYYSSSPAYLNCQKPNVARVDLFGNEVDVVTEEQAKYAHQRYQQRYASQKGHGLKQETK; translated from the coding sequence ATGAGTCAGCAACCAGAAAGCGTGAAAAAAGATAAATTGCAGATCATCGACTGGCTGATTGAACATTTTCCCAATGCTTTTTTTAAAAAGGGTAACCAAGTCAAACCCTTACAAATTGGTATTTTTGATGAAATTATCGATTTTTATGAACGCTTGGATACTCCTCCTTTCAGTAAAAAAGCGTTAAGAGAAGCACTAAGCTATTACAGCTCATCACCTGCCTATTTAAATTGTCAAAAACCCAATGTAGCTCGCGTCGATCTCTTTGGCAATGAGGTTGATGTTGTTACTGAAGAGCAAGCAAAATATGCTCATCAGCGTTATCAACAACGTTATGCAAGCCAAAAAGGTCATGGCTTGAAGCAAGAGACTAAATAA
- the ubiG gene encoding bifunctional 2-polyprenyl-6-hydroxyphenol methylase/3-demethylubiquinol 3-O-methyltransferase UbiG, with protein sequence MMKIKPTVDLQEIAKFSQHASHWWDKDGPLKTLHDINPVRLEFIKKNCSLDKKRVLDVGCGGGILSEAMASEGAQVTGLDLSEEALEAAKSHAVSHQLKIDYLCCPIEDYEHPGFDIITCMEMLEHVPDPQAIITHCARLLKPGGMLFLSTINRTFKAYTTVILAAEYLLGLLPRQTHEFNKFIKPSELLALIRQSGMELTELTGMSYNPWSKAATLDDSVAVNYLVSCFKP encoded by the coding sequence ATTATGAAAATAAAACCAACTGTTGACCTGCAAGAGATTGCAAAATTTTCACAACATGCATCCCATTGGTGGGACAAAGATGGGCCATTAAAAACCCTGCATGATATCAATCCTGTACGTCTTGAATTTATTAAGAAAAATTGTTCTTTAGATAAAAAACGTGTTCTTGATGTAGGTTGTGGTGGTGGAATTTTATCAGAAGCTATGGCCAGTGAAGGTGCCCAGGTTACAGGACTCGATTTGTCGGAAGAAGCATTGGAAGCTGCTAAATCTCATGCGGTCTCTCATCAATTGAAAATTGACTATCTTTGTTGTCCAATAGAAGACTATGAGCACCCAGGTTTCGATATTATCACGTGCATGGAAATGCTGGAGCATGTTCCTGATCCACAAGCAATTATTACCCACTGCGCACGGTTACTTAAACCTGGCGGAATGCTTTTCCTCTCCACGATTAACCGAACATTTAAAGCTTATACGACTGTCATTTTGGCTGCTGAATACCTTTTGGGCTTATTACCCAGACAAACGCATGAGTTTAATAAGTTTATTAAGCCAAGCGAGCTTCTAGCCCTCATACGACAATCAGGTATGGAACTTACCGAGCTCACAGGTATGAGTTATAATCCCTGGAGCAAAGCGGCAACATTAGATGATTCTGTGGCAGTTAATTATTTAGTCTCTTGCTTCAAGCCATGA
- a CDS encoding uracil-DNA glycosylase family protein, translating to MMTKRIDSLIKNTHPQWHSMLREALQEVDESYLIQLELDKNWLPGIDNLLAAFSIPLEKTNYLLLGESPYPRPQSANGYAFWDAAVQNLWSDTGLSKEVNRATSFRNWIKMLLVARGDLQRDLSQKAIAQLDKTHFCQTANDFFKTLVNRGFLLLNASLVFSNDGIRRHARQWKPFMNSLLDQLAIYNPSLKLLLFGNIAKEVPQTKFSSCLIAEHPYNLSFINNPQVLEFFKPLDLLNYENKTNC from the coding sequence ATGATGACTAAACGAATCGATTCTTTAATAAAAAATACTCACCCACAATGGCATTCTATGCTAAGGGAAGCATTACAAGAGGTGGATGAAAGTTACCTAATACAACTTGAGCTGGATAAAAACTGGTTGCCAGGTATTGATAATTTACTTGCCGCATTTAGTATACCTCTTGAAAAAACAAATTATCTCTTATTGGGGGAATCTCCCTATCCTCGTCCCCAATCTGCAAACGGTTATGCATTTTGGGATGCTGCTGTTCAGAATCTGTGGAGCGATACAGGGCTTAGCAAGGAAGTAAATCGAGCAACATCATTCAGAAACTGGATAAAAATGCTACTTGTTGCTCGTGGGGATTTGCAAAGGGATTTATCACAGAAGGCCATTGCACAATTGGATAAAACTCATTTTTGTCAAACAGCAAATGATTTTTTTAAGACATTAGTCAACAGAGGGTTTCTGTTGTTAAATGCTTCCCTGGTTTTTAGCAATGATGGAATACGTAGACATGCCCGGCAGTGGAAACCTTTCATGAATAGTTTATTAGATCAACTGGCTATTTATAACCCTTCGTTAAAATTGCTTTTATTTGGCAATATTGCCAAAGAAGTACCTCAAACAAAGTTTTCTTCTTGCTTAATTGCTGAACATCCTTACAATCTTAGTTTTATTAATAATCCACAAGTGCTGGAATTTTTTAAACCGCTGGACTTGCTTAATTATGAAAATAAAACCAACTGTTGA